The following proteins are co-located in the Conyzicola lurida genome:
- a CDS encoding F0F1 ATP synthase subunit delta: MGSATREALSNSRSALAGLGGKAQLATGEQLLAAGRVLGTSFQLRAALADPSGDRDAKLSIVNAVFASIDASARELLGVIATNVWSSEDDLLAGVEEIGIRVLAQSAPSSDIEAELFAFGAVVQSDSQLELAVGSKLGSDESKAALIERLLGAKASKQSVAIVSHLVQQPRGRRIGELLRFATSVVADEAGLAVATVTTASAISAEQLTRLTAALSANYGRGLRINHVIDPSLVGGVRVQLGDEVIDGSVASRLNELRLQLA, encoded by the coding sequence GTGGGTTCGGCAACGAGAGAAGCACTCTCCAATTCGCGTTCGGCACTGGCCGGACTCGGTGGCAAGGCGCAACTGGCGACGGGCGAACAACTGCTCGCCGCCGGTCGTGTGCTCGGCACATCCTTCCAGTTGCGTGCTGCTCTCGCCGATCCCTCCGGTGACCGCGACGCCAAGCTGTCGATCGTCAACGCGGTATTCGCGTCGATCGACGCTTCGGCTCGCGAGTTGTTGGGCGTCATCGCGACGAACGTGTGGTCGTCGGAAGACGACCTCCTCGCCGGGGTGGAAGAGATCGGGATCCGGGTTCTCGCCCAGTCCGCGCCGTCGTCGGACATCGAGGCGGAACTCTTCGCCTTCGGTGCCGTCGTGCAGTCGGACTCCCAGCTCGAACTCGCGGTCGGCAGCAAGCTCGGTTCCGACGAGTCGAAGGCAGCGCTCATCGAGCGTCTCCTCGGCGCGAAGGCCAGCAAGCAGTCCGTCGCGATCGTGTCGCACCTCGTGCAGCAGCCGCGAGGCCGCCGCATCGGCGAACTGTTGAGATTCGCCACCAGCGTCGTCGCTGACGAGGCCGGACTCGCGGTCGCCACCGTCACGACCGCCTCGGCCATCTCGGCCGAGCAGCTCACGCGCCTGACGGCGGCCCTCTCGGCCAACTACGGCCGCGGACTGCGAATCAACCACGTGATCGACCCGTCGCTCGTCGGCGGAGTGCGCGTGCAGTTGGGCGACGAAGTGATCGACGGCAGCGTCGCGTCCCGACTCAACGAACTCAGGCTTCAGCTCGCCTAG
- the atpA gene encoding F0F1 ATP synthase subunit alpha codes for MAELTISPDEIRDALKDFVKAYEPGASATTEVGYVVDAADGIAHVEGLPGVMANELIKFSNGVLGLAQNLDENEIGVVVLGEFNDIVEGMEVTRTGEVLSVPVGDAYLGRVVDPLGTPIDGLGEIVAESRRALELQAPGVMQRKSVHEPMQTGIKAIDAMIPIGRGQRQLIIGDRQTGKTAIAIDTIINQKANWESGDVNKQVRCIYVAIGQKGSTIAAVKGALEDAGAMEYTTIVAAPASDPAGFKYLAPYTGSAIGQHWMYSGKHVLIIFDDLSKQAEAYRAVSLLLRRPPGREAYPGDVFYLHSRLLERCAKLSDALGAGSMTGLPIIETKANDVSAYIPTNVISITDGQIFLQSDLFNANQRPAVDVGISVSRVGGDAQVKSIKKVSGTLKLELAQYRSLEAFAMFASDLDPTSRRQLARGARLTELLRQPQYSPYPVEDQVVSIWAGTNGKLDEVPVEDVLRFERELLDYLGRNTEILTTLRETNLLSDDTVAALGESVDKFKLEFLTGEGNPLLSVGSEKFDELAKEDVNQEKIVKQKR; via the coding sequence ATGGCAGAACTAACAATCAGCCCGGATGAGATCCGCGACGCGCTGAAAGACTTCGTCAAGGCTTACGAGCCTGGCGCATCCGCCACCACGGAGGTCGGCTACGTCGTCGACGCCGCTGACGGCATCGCCCACGTCGAGGGTCTCCCCGGCGTGATGGCCAACGAGCTCATCAAGTTCTCCAACGGCGTCCTGGGCCTCGCCCAGAACCTCGACGAGAACGAAATCGGCGTCGTCGTGCTCGGCGAGTTCAACGACATCGTCGAGGGCATGGAGGTGACCCGCACCGGCGAGGTTCTCTCCGTCCCCGTGGGCGACGCCTACCTCGGTCGCGTCGTCGACCCGCTCGGCACCCCGATCGACGGTCTCGGCGAGATCGTCGCGGAAAGCCGTCGTGCCCTCGAGCTCCAGGCTCCCGGCGTTATGCAGCGCAAGAGCGTGCACGAGCCCATGCAGACCGGTATCAAGGCAATCGACGCCATGATCCCGATCGGCCGTGGACAGCGCCAGCTGATCATCGGCGACCGCCAGACCGGTAAGACGGCCATCGCGATCGACACGATCATCAACCAGAAGGCCAACTGGGAGTCGGGCGACGTCAACAAGCAGGTCCGCTGCATCTACGTCGCCATCGGCCAGAAGGGCTCCACGATCGCCGCCGTCAAGGGCGCGCTCGAGGACGCCGGAGCCATGGAGTACACGACGATCGTCGCCGCTCCCGCCTCCGACCCCGCCGGCTTCAAGTACCTCGCTCCCTACACCGGTTCGGCCATCGGCCAGCACTGGATGTACTCGGGCAAGCACGTCCTGATCATCTTCGACGACCTGTCGAAGCAGGCAGAGGCCTACCGCGCCGTCTCCCTCCTGCTGCGTCGCCCGCCGGGACGCGAAGCGTACCCGGGTGACGTCTTCTACCTGCACTCGCGTCTGCTCGAGCGTTGCGCCAAGCTCTCCGACGCCCTCGGCGCCGGATCGATGACCGGTCTCCCGATCATCGAGACCAAGGCCAACGACGTCTCCGCGTACATCCCGACCAACGTGATCTCGATCACCGACGGCCAGATCTTCCTGCAGTCCGACCTCTTCAACGCCAACCAGCGTCCCGCGGTCGACGTCGGAATCTCGGTCTCGCGAGTCGGCGGCGACGCCCAGGTGAAGTCGATCAAGAAGGTCTCGGGAACGCTCAAGCTCGAGCTCGCCCAGTACCGCTCGCTCGAGGCATTCGCGATGTTCGCATCCGACCTCGACCCCACGAGCCGTCGCCAGCTTGCCCGTGGCGCCCGCCTCACCGAGCTCCTGCGCCAGCCGCAGTACTCGCCGTACCCCGTCGAGGACCAGGTCGTCTCGATCTGGGCCGGAACGAACGGCAAGCTCGACGAGGTCCCCGTCGAAGACGTTCTCCGCTTCGAGCGCGAACTGCTCGACTACCTCGGCCGCAACACCGAGATCCTCACCACGCTTCGCGAGACGAACCTGCTGAGCGACGACACCGTTGCAGCTCTCGGTGAGAGCGTCGACAAGTTCAAGCTCGAGTTCCTGACCGGCGAGGGCAACCCGCTCCTCTCCGTCGGTTCCGAAAAGTTCGACGAGCTCGCCAAGGAAGACGTCAACCAGGAAAAGATCGTCAAGCAGAAGCGCTGA
- a CDS encoding F0F1 ATP synthase subunit gamma: MGAQLRVYRQKIKSAQTTKKITRAMELISASRIQKAQQRVAASGPYSRAVTRAVSAVATFSNVDHILTTEPEKIERAAIVIFASDRGLAGAFSSNVLREAGELAALLTSQGREVVYYLVGRKAIANFAFRKRESEQVWTGSTEKPVFETAQSIGEALVAKFIQPASEGGVDEIHIVYNRFVSVVTQVAEVVRLLPLEVVEGVEAPDESELLPLYEFEPDVGNVLDALLPVYIESRIFNAMLQSAASEHAARQRAMKSASDNADKLIKDYTRLSNNARQSEITQQISEIVGGADALSSAK; encoded by the coding sequence ATGGGAGCGCAACTTCGGGTCTACCGGCAGAAAATCAAGTCTGCCCAGACGACCAAGAAGATCACTCGGGCCATGGAGCTCATCTCCGCTTCGCGCATTCAGAAAGCGCAGCAGCGGGTTGCAGCCTCGGGGCCGTACTCACGCGCCGTGACGCGTGCCGTGTCGGCGGTTGCCACGTTCTCCAACGTCGACCACATTCTCACGACGGAGCCGGAGAAGATCGAGCGCGCAGCGATCGTCATCTTCGCCTCCGACCGTGGTCTCGCCGGCGCGTTCAGCTCGAACGTGCTGCGCGAGGCCGGTGAGCTCGCAGCCCTGCTCACGAGCCAGGGCCGCGAGGTCGTCTACTACCTCGTCGGACGCAAGGCGATCGCGAACTTCGCGTTCCGCAAGCGCGAGTCGGAGCAGGTCTGGACGGGTTCCACCGAGAAGCCGGTCTTCGAAACGGCACAGTCCATCGGAGAGGCGCTCGTCGCGAAGTTCATCCAGCCCGCGAGCGAGGGTGGCGTCGACGAGATCCACATCGTGTACAACCGCTTCGTCAGTGTCGTCACCCAGGTGGCCGAGGTCGTCCGACTTCTTCCCCTCGAGGTCGTCGAAGGTGTGGAGGCTCCCGACGAGTCCGAACTCCTGCCGCTGTACGAGTTCGAGCCCGATGTCGGGAACGTGCTCGACGCGCTGCTCCCCGTCTACATCGAGAGCCGTATCTTCAACGCCATGCTGCAGTCGGCTGCTTCCGAGCACGCCGCCCGCCAGCGCGCGATGAAGTCGGCGAGCGACAACGCGGACAAGCTCATCAAGGACTACACCCGGCTTTCGAATAACGCTCGTCAGTCCGAGATCACCCAGCAGATTTCCGAGATCGTTGGCGGCGCAGACGCCCTCAGCTCGGCGAAATAG